One window of the Megalops cyprinoides isolate fMegCyp1 chromosome 2, fMegCyp1.pri, whole genome shotgun sequence genome contains the following:
- the lhx9 gene encoding LIM/homeobox protein Lhx9 isoform X2 has translation MEVVGCKAEESSCTLRPAAMLFHGISGDHIQGIMEEMERRSKTESRLAKGVQMNGRDTCMPSMSPEKPALCAGCGGKISDRYYLLAVDKQWHLRCLKCCECKLALESELTCFAKDGSIYCKEDYYRFSVQRCARCHLGISASEMVMRARDSVYHLSCFTCTTCNKTLTTGDHFGMKDNLVYCRVHFETLIQGEYHPQLNYTELAAKGGGLALPYFNGTGTVQKGRPRKRKSPAMGVDISSYNSGCNENEADHLDRDQQPYPPSQKTKRMRTSFKHHQLRTMKSYFAINHNPDAKDLKQLAQKTGLTKRVLQVWFQNARAKFRRNVLRQENGGVDKADGTSLPPPSSDSGALTPPSTATTLTDLTNPSITVVTSVTSSLDSHESGSPSQTTLTNLF, from the exons ATGGAAGTTGTGGGGTGCAAGGCAGAAGAGAGCAGTTGCACATTACGTCCAGCAGCCATGCTTTTCCACGGGATCTCCGGGGATCATATTCAAGGAATCATGGAGGAGATGGAAAGGAGATCTAAAACGGAGTCTCGTCTGGCGAAAGGCGTTCAAATGAACGGAAGGGACACG TGTATGCCCTCAATGAGCCCAGAGAAGCCGGCCCTGTGCGCTGGTTGTGGCGGTAAAATCTCCGACAGATACTACTTGCTGGCCGTGGATAAGCAGTGGCACCTGAGGTGTCTGAAATGCTGTGAGTGTAAACTGGCCCTGGAATCTGAGCTCACGTGTTTCGCAAAGGATGGCAGCATTTACTGCAAAGAGGATTACTACAG GTTCTCCGTGCAGAGATGTGCCCGCTGCCACCTTGGGATTTCGGCCTCGGAAATGGTCATGCGCGCCAGGGACTCGGTGTACCACTTGAGCTGCTTTACTTGTACCACATGTAACAAGACCCTGACCACTGGCGACCACTTCGGCATGAAAGATAACCTGGTGTACTGCAGGGTCCACTTCGAAACCCTCATCCAGGGAGAATACCACCCCCAATTAAACTACACTGAATTAGCTGCCAAAGGTGGGGGGCTGGCATTGCCTTATTTTAATGGCACTGGCACGGTCCAGAAAGGAAGGCCACGGAAAAGGAAGAGCCCGGCCATGGGGGTAGATATTTCAAGTTACAACTCAG GTTGTAATGAAAATGAGGCTGATCACCTGGACCGAGACCAACAGCCTTACCCTCCCTCCCAGAAGACCAAACGTATGCGGACATCCTTTAAGCACCACCAGCTCCGCACCATGAAGTCCTACTTTGCCATCAACCACAATCCCGATGCAAAGGACCTAAAGCAACTTGCCCAGAAAACTGGGCTCACTAAGAGAGTTCTTCAG GTTTGGTTCCAAAACGCAAGAGCCAAATTCAGAAGGAACGTTTTGCGACAGGAGAATGGGGGTGTTGATAAGGCAGACGGCACGTCACTTCCTCCGCCCTCGTCCGACAGCGGAGCTCTCACCCCACCCAGCACTGCGACCACACTAACAGACCTGACCAATCCCTCTATCACTGTAGTGACTTCAGTGACCTCTAGTCTGGACAGCCATGAATCCGGGAGTCCCTCACAAACTACCTTGACAAACCTTTTCTaa
- the lhx9 gene encoding LIM/homeobox protein Lhx9 isoform X1, whose protein sequence is MEVVGCKAEESSCTLRPAAMLFHGISGDHIQGIMEEMERRSKTESRLAKGVQMNGRDTCMPSMSPEKPALCAGCGGKISDRYYLLAVDKQWHLRCLKCCECKLALESELTCFAKDGSIYCKEDYYRRFSVQRCARCHLGISASEMVMRARDSVYHLSCFTCTTCNKTLTTGDHFGMKDNLVYCRVHFETLIQGEYHPQLNYTELAAKGGGLALPYFNGTGTVQKGRPRKRKSPAMGVDISSYNSGCNENEADHLDRDQQPYPPSQKTKRMRTSFKHHQLRTMKSYFAINHNPDAKDLKQLAQKTGLTKRVLQVWFQNARAKFRRNVLRQENGGVDKADGTSLPPPSSDSGALTPPSTATTLTDLTNPSITVVTSVTSSLDSHESGSPSQTTLTNLF, encoded by the exons ATGGAAGTTGTGGGGTGCAAGGCAGAAGAGAGCAGTTGCACATTACGTCCAGCAGCCATGCTTTTCCACGGGATCTCCGGGGATCATATTCAAGGAATCATGGAGGAGATGGAAAGGAGATCTAAAACGGAGTCTCGTCTGGCGAAAGGCGTTCAAATGAACGGAAGGGACACG TGTATGCCCTCAATGAGCCCAGAGAAGCCGGCCCTGTGCGCTGGTTGTGGCGGTAAAATCTCCGACAGATACTACTTGCTGGCCGTGGATAAGCAGTGGCACCTGAGGTGTCTGAAATGCTGTGAGTGTAAACTGGCCCTGGAATCTGAGCTCACGTGTTTCGCAAAGGATGGCAGCATTTACTGCAAAGAGGATTACTACAG AAGGTTCTCCGTGCAGAGATGTGCCCGCTGCCACCTTGGGATTTCGGCCTCGGAAATGGTCATGCGCGCCAGGGACTCGGTGTACCACTTGAGCTGCTTTACTTGTACCACATGTAACAAGACCCTGACCACTGGCGACCACTTCGGCATGAAAGATAACCTGGTGTACTGCAGGGTCCACTTCGAAACCCTCATCCAGGGAGAATACCACCCCCAATTAAACTACACTGAATTAGCTGCCAAAGGTGGGGGGCTGGCATTGCCTTATTTTAATGGCACTGGCACGGTCCAGAAAGGAAGGCCACGGAAAAGGAAGAGCCCGGCCATGGGGGTAGATATTTCAAGTTACAACTCAG GTTGTAATGAAAATGAGGCTGATCACCTGGACCGAGACCAACAGCCTTACCCTCCCTCCCAGAAGACCAAACGTATGCGGACATCCTTTAAGCACCACCAGCTCCGCACCATGAAGTCCTACTTTGCCATCAACCACAATCCCGATGCAAAGGACCTAAAGCAACTTGCCCAGAAAACTGGGCTCACTAAGAGAGTTCTTCAG GTTTGGTTCCAAAACGCAAGAGCCAAATTCAGAAGGAACGTTTTGCGACAGGAGAATGGGGGTGTTGATAAGGCAGACGGCACGTCACTTCCTCCGCCCTCGTCCGACAGCGGAGCTCTCACCCCACCCAGCACTGCGACCACACTAACAGACCTGACCAATCCCTCTATCACTGTAGTGACTTCAGTGACCTCTAGTCTGGACAGCCATGAATCCGGGAGTCCCTCACAAACTACCTTGACAAACCTTTTCTaa
- the lhx9 gene encoding LIM/homeobox protein Lhx9 isoform X3, protein MEVVGCKAEESSCTLRPAAMLFHGISGDHIQGIMEEMERRSKTESRLAKGVQMNGRDTCMPSMSPEKPALCAGCGGKISDRYYLLAVDKQWHLRCLKCCECKLALESELTCFAKDGSIYCKEDYYRRFSVQRCARCHLGISASEMVMRARDSVYHLSCFTCTTCNKTLTTGDHFGMKDNLVYCRVHFETLIQGEYHPQLNYTELAAKGGGLALPYFNGTGTVQKGRPRKRKSPAMGVDISSYNSGCNENEADHLDRDQQPYPPSQKTKRMRTSFKHHQLRTMKSYFAINHNPDAKDLKQLAQKTGLTKRVLQGEQILGHYSHTSRRLKIP, encoded by the exons ATGGAAGTTGTGGGGTGCAAGGCAGAAGAGAGCAGTTGCACATTACGTCCAGCAGCCATGCTTTTCCACGGGATCTCCGGGGATCATATTCAAGGAATCATGGAGGAGATGGAAAGGAGATCTAAAACGGAGTCTCGTCTGGCGAAAGGCGTTCAAATGAACGGAAGGGACACG TGTATGCCCTCAATGAGCCCAGAGAAGCCGGCCCTGTGCGCTGGTTGTGGCGGTAAAATCTCCGACAGATACTACTTGCTGGCCGTGGATAAGCAGTGGCACCTGAGGTGTCTGAAATGCTGTGAGTGTAAACTGGCCCTGGAATCTGAGCTCACGTGTTTCGCAAAGGATGGCAGCATTTACTGCAAAGAGGATTACTACAG AAGGTTCTCCGTGCAGAGATGTGCCCGCTGCCACCTTGGGATTTCGGCCTCGGAAATGGTCATGCGCGCCAGGGACTCGGTGTACCACTTGAGCTGCTTTACTTGTACCACATGTAACAAGACCCTGACCACTGGCGACCACTTCGGCATGAAAGATAACCTGGTGTACTGCAGGGTCCACTTCGAAACCCTCATCCAGGGAGAATACCACCCCCAATTAAACTACACTGAATTAGCTGCCAAAGGTGGGGGGCTGGCATTGCCTTATTTTAATGGCACTGGCACGGTCCAGAAAGGAAGGCCACGGAAAAGGAAGAGCCCGGCCATGGGGGTAGATATTTCAAGTTACAACTCAG GTTGTAATGAAAATGAGGCTGATCACCTGGACCGAGACCAACAGCCTTACCCTCCCTCCCAGAAGACCAAACGTATGCGGACATCCTTTAAGCACCACCAGCTCCGCACCATGAAGTCCTACTTTGCCATCAACCACAATCCCGATGCAAAGGACCTAAAGCAACTTGCCCAGAAAACTGGGCTCACTAAGAGAGTTCTTCAG